The genomic interval tcaggagaaAAGTCAGCCAGATTACCTTGGGGCAGACGACCAGTTACAGACACTGCATACACACCAGGCTTGAAATTACCTACAAGAGAAAGACAAAACCAGCACACACGCTGGCTTATTCTCCACATCACCATCCAGGCAAGAGAACTCAGCCTGTGGTAATTTGGTGTGTTgaattccccccacctccactccaaatTCAATGGTAATAAGGGAGGAATTCACTAGAAGGGAACGAGAAAGCACTTTTCCCACGGAGAGTAAATCACGGTGTCTTTAAAGGACACCTGCTCAACAGCAGGGCACCAGCCAGGACTCCACAGCCCCACCTGGgacttatccaacccccctggcCCTGCAGGGGTGGTGAGAAAAGCTATTGCTGCTACCTGAACATTCGTCAAAGGAAAATAAGCTAAATTATAAATCCATATTAGAAGAGAGAGACACTCACTGACACGCTGCCACTTGGAGACCCAGCTGTCCTCAGGGCTCATCATAGCAATAatcctgcagaagagaagagggttAGTGCACAAGGCATGTTCCTGACAACAAGCCCCACCACACAGCACAACCCAGACTAACCAGAGATAGGATGAAGAGCAAGTCAagaccccctccccaacagtgCCCTACATTCCCCAGCACTTGGGAGCAGTGGGATCATGGATACTAGCAGCAAAAATGAAGCCCTCTTCTATGGTGTCACCATGTCAGAGCTCCCTCTGGCAAAAAACAAAGCGGAGGAGGGGGAAGCGTGGAAACAGGAGACTCCCATCTACCCATGGGAACGTACCAGCTCCAGCAGGTTGAGCGAGACATGTCTGCCTTGACCAGTCAGATCAGACACTTGAGACTCCACTATCTATACACATGGCTGGCACTGGGAATGAGGGTGGATAATCAGCCGAATATGAGCTCCCATAGGAAGCTGTAGCCAAAAGAGATaatatgatcctgggatgcataaacagaagaATCTTGAGTAGGGGTAGAAAtgttattttacatctgtatttggccctggtgcgacCACTGtcagaatactgtgtccagttctggtgcccacaattcaagaaggctgttgataaattggagagggttcagagaagagccataagaaggattcaaagattagaaaacctgcctcatagtgacagactcaaagagctaaATCTATCTAGCtaaccaaagagaaggttaaggtgtgACTAGATTAGTCTATAAGTATttacagggggaacaaatatttaataatgagctcttcaatctagctgaGAAAGCTGTGAcacaagccaatggctggaagcagatgctagacaaattcagatgagaaataaggcataatttcctaaccatgagaataattaaccatcagaacaatttaccaaggattttggtggattctccatcaccaaccatttttaaatcaagactggacgtTTTTCTACAAGTTCTGCTTCAAGAATCACTTTACTGACAAGCTCTGGCCCATGTCCTACAGGTCAGACTACGACATGGCCACAacgatcccttctggcctcggagTTCGTGTATCTGTGTTACGCAGCGGGGCGGCCAAACGGCGGCTCATGAGCCAcgtgtggctcttttacagttaaggTGCAGCTCGCAGagccccccattctccacctaccagactggatgggggggagctcggggcttctgccctgcaccAGGATGGCTGGGCTAGGGGGGAATCTGGTCAGAGGGAGATAGGTCTAGGAGCGTCAGCCCCACGGGAGGCACATGCCGGGACTCagtggcttcagccccactcttgGTGGGGCGCCGAGCCCCAGCAGGCGGCTCCCACAGCCCAAGGGGGAGCGGCCTGGCCAGGAAGCACTAGAGCTAGTGTCTAGTAGCACCTGAGTTCCCAAAAAGACACCGTGGCCCCCCAGCTGCCTTGGCCCCAGGCTCACCCATCAAAGGAGGAGCTGGTGCAGTCATAGACCATCTCACGGTTGCCCTTCATCTGCAGGTAGGCGTCGCAGTTATCGCACCCGTCATACTCAAACTGGTCAATGGTCTGTGCGGCAGGAAGAGAAGGATCAGAGCCTGGTGTCCCCGCGtgtgtccccttcccctccgCGCCTGCCTGCACCACCCCGCACTCGCCCCGtgtcccccgcctgccccccaccgCGCCCGCCCCCCGGCACCCGCCTGCCCCCCCACTCGCCCCGTGTGccccgcctgcccccaccccccggcacctgcctgccccccccacgCTCGCCCCGTgtgccccgcctgccccccaccgCGCCCGCCCCCCGGCACCCGCCTGCCCCCCCCGCACTCGCcccgtgtccccctcccccccaccgcgccCGCCCCCCGGCACCCGCCTGCACCACCCCGCACTCGCcccgtgtccccctccccccccaccgcgcCTGCCCCCTGgcacctgcctgcccccccccactcgcCCCGtgtcccccgcctgcccccccccggcacccgcctgcccccccccacgctcGCCccatgtccccctctcccccccatcgCGCCCGCCCCCCGGCACCCGCCTGCCCCCCCCACGTTTGCCccgtgtccccctctcccccccacggCGCCCGCCCCCCGGCACCCGCCCGCCCCCTCGGCACCTTgaccagggagcagagcagacagGCCCGCAGGTGTCGCAGATCCTTGGGCACCGTCTCCAGCGCCATCACTCGCCCCACCCGCAGCGCAAGAAGGCGAAGCCCGCGGAGCACAGACAGAACGGCCCGGCCACTTCCTGTGACGGACAAGCCGACTTCCGGTCCCGCGCCACGCGCAAGCGCAGAATGCTCCGTTCCCAGGCGGGGGAGGCGCGAGCGGGAGAACGGCCCCCCCTCCGCCGGGCGGGGCTTGGCAACGGGCCTGAGCTCGCTTAGCAACGGGGCCCGGCTCCCTGCTGACGCCCGGGGCGGCCCGGCGGGAGCGGCGCCCGCTGCCCGCAGCCCTCGCGGGGGTCGGAAGATGCGGGGCGGCCGCTGTGCCCGGGCGGAGCTGGCGTGTGGCCACGGGGGGATTGAACCAGCGGTGTCCGGGGAGCTGGTAGCGGCTGCCCCGCTGCGGACCGGCtcccgcgggggcggggggccaggTGCTGGCCGGCACTCATGGACCAGTGGCTTAAACACGCAAAGTACGCGAGAAGTGACCGAGGGCCTATGTTGCTGGTTTACATCACAGTGCAGAGCTTATCCGTGTTAAGAACCAGAGCTgggcaaggaaagtgtgggccccttactggatgggggaggcaacctggtgacagaggatgtggaaaaagctaatgtactcaatgctatttttgcctc from Chelonia mydas isolate rCheMyd1 chromosome 17, rCheMyd1.pri.v2, whole genome shotgun sequence carries:
- the SUPT4H1 gene encoding transcription elongation factor SPT4, with the protein product MALETVPKDLRHLRACLLCSLVKTIDQFEYDGCDNCDAYLQMKGNREMVYDCTSSSFDGIIAMMSPEDSWVSKWQRVSNFKPGVYAVSVTGRLPQGIVRELKSRGVAYKSRDTAIKT